Genomic window (Desulforapulum autotrophicum HRM2):
TGGGGTCTGGGGGTTCCTGCCAGAACACATCCAGGCCCACCCCTGCAATGGCACCCGATTCAAGGGCATGTTCCAGGGCATCCCGGTTCACGAGGGCCCCCCGGGAGAGGTTGATCAGAAAAGCGGTTTTCTTCATCCGGGCAAATGCACGGCCATCAATCATATTGCTGCTCTCCGGGGTGGCCGGAACACAGACCAGCACATAATCGCAATTTTCCAGCAAAAAGGGCAGATCTGCCGGGGTACCGGCCCAGTCAAGGCCCAGTGTGTCCTTTGCCTGCTGGGGATTGGTGCGCTTGATGCCCATGAGCTTGACGCCAAAGGGTTTCAACCTTTGTACAAGGGCCTGGCCAATGCCGCCAAGCCCGATGATGCCCACGGTCTTGCCGGGAAGTGCCATTCCCAGAGGCTCTCCCATTTTTTTGTTCCTGAGGCTCTGGGCCATGCCCTGGATGTTCCTGGACAGACCGATCATCATGTAGATGCCAAGCTCTGCAACAGAGTCGGCATTTCCAGACGTACCGGCAGGCACATTGGCCACCGACACACCTTGATCCGTGGCAGCCTTGATGTCCACGCCTTCAAGGCCTGACCCGCATTGCTGGATGAGCCGCAGCCTGTCCCCTGTTTCCATCATTTCCCGGGTGATCCAGGTCATGGCAGGGATGAGCACGTCCACACCTTTTAACGAGTCGATGTGGAAACTGCCCGCGGCCCTGAAATGGTGACCAGGAAGTTTGGAACGGATTCTCTCGAGAAATCCACCCCATGCATTTTCTGACGCAGCAAAAAGAATGTTCATGGCATCTCCAAAATTGTATTACAAATAAATTCAGATTCCATATCCTGGCGCAACACCTTGATTGCCAGGATGGAGTCATTGAAAAACGCCTGTGTTCCAGGATCTCGTTTGCGAAGAACCCCCATTTGCGGCGGACACATATACCTTGTGCACGCCCAGGGCCGGACAATCCTGGAAAGGGTGCAGCCCTTAGGACCCAGGAATCGGCAGATGTCCTGGCGGTTGTGGCGCAGCTGATCTTGGGGTATTGGCTGATGGGTCAGGTGGAGAAACAGCAGATCGGAAAAATCAAAATAGACCTTGGCCACCAGACAGCAGGGGTCCGGGCAGAACGGACAGGTGACAAGACAGAGTTCCTCAACAAGGGGAAAGATCGCCCCAAGCCGGGTTGCAAGCTTTTGGGCAAGGGACCTTGCTTTTTTAAGATCCCTCCCGTGGAGGCGGATCAGATAATCCAGACTCTGGTTGGCTTCAAGCCATTCAGCCGGTGAGGACCATGGCGTTTGGGGTATACCCATGGCTAATCCGGAACAATCTCCTGTTTGAGCATGCAGCAGGCAATTTTCTGTTCAGGCCTGCCATCCGGTCCATAGGTGATGTTGCCGGGCTGTACCAGCTTGTTCATGACGCAGCCTTCGGGAATGGTGAGTTTAAAAAAGGCGGTCTCGTTCAGGGTGGTGGTGGGGATGAGCTGGTTGTCCCTGATTTCAAGGCCGTGGACGGGATAGTCTTCGCACAACGGACAGCGGTAGACCCTGCCGTTGGGAAAGACAAAATAGTTGTCCGCCACAATGCCTGCGCACTCAAACACCTCACCCGGATTGAGGAACACTTTGGGCCAGGTGACCGTGATGCCGGTCTCTGCAATTTGTTCGGCTACCAAAGGAACAGTTTCAAGCCAGCGTTCCCGGGTGACCTGGAGATCGTTGTTCGCCCCTGCAGATTCTCCCCTGATACCCACCACCTGGATAAAGAATCGATCAATGCCCAGGTCTTTTACCATGGCAGGCATCAGATGGAGTTCATGGATATTGGCACCACTCACCGTGTAGATCATGGAAGTAGAAAAACCCTTGGCAACGGCCCGTTTAACGCCTGCGATACAGGCGTCATAGCACCCCTTGCCCCGGATGGCGTCATTGGTGGCAGGGGTTGCCCCGTCCAGGGAAAAACTGATGAAATCCACATCCTCAGGGGTGATCTTTTCCAGGATATCATGGAAAAGATATCCGTTGGTATCAATGGTGATGGATGAAAATCCCATCTGCCTTGCCGCTCGAACGGCAGGGGCAAGGTCGGGGTGAAGGGTGGGCTCACCCCCGAGAAAAATGAGGTTGGTGTCTGGGGCTCGATCCAGAAACAGGGCCAGCCAGGCTTTGATGGTGCCAATGTCCAGGGTTTCTCTGCCGTGCTCGTCCCGGTTGATGTAGCAGTGCTTGCACCGGAGATTACATTTGGTGAGAATGTGAAAAAAAAGATTAGACGAATCCTTTGAAAAGGCCACTGTTCTTCGCTGCATCATCCCTCCTCCTAACCCATGCAGCATTTGGTGACAGCAGGATCAAAGGCCACGGGATAGGATCCGTCAAAGCATGCCTTGCAAAAATGATCTTCTGGATTTTCCACCCCGCTTGCCTCGAGCATTCCCTCGATGGAGAGATAATGCAGGGTGTCAAGCCCAAGATACCGGGTCAGCTCTTCCTCGGTCTTGGAGGCTGCAATCAGCTCACCCTTGGAGGAAAAGTCAATACCGTAGTAGCAGGGGAAACGGTGGGGGGGACACGAGATGCGCATATGGACCTTTTTAGCCCCTAAATCCCTCAGGGCCTTGACCCTGGTCATGGCCGTGGTTCCCCGGATGATGGAATCCTCAATGATGATGATCTCCTTGTTCCGGATCAGCTCCCTGACGGGGTTGAGCTTGACCCGCACGGCAAAATCCCGCATGCTCTGGGTGGGCTGGATAAAGCTTCGGCCCACATAGTGGTTGCGGATCATGCCCATCTCAAAGGGAATGCCCGACTCCTCGGCATAGCCGATGGCCGCGTAGTTGCCCGAATCCGGAAAGGGCATGACAAAGTCAGCATCCACAGGGGCTTCCTGGGCAAGGCGCTTTCCATGGGCCTTTCGCATCTGGTAGACGTTCTTGCCGAAAATGGTGGAATCAGGCCTTGCAAAATAGATGTACTCAAAAATACACAGGGAAGCGGTTTTCGGCTCCGGATCAGCCTTGATACTCGTAACACCGTCCTCATTGATGATGACGATCTCGCCGGGATCAAGCTCCCTTACAAACTCGGCCTGGACCAGGTCAAAGGCACAGGTCTCCGAGGAGAGCACATAGCTGCCATTGATTTTACCAAGGGCCAAGGGCCTGAAACTATTGGGATCTTTTACACCGATAACCTCACCTTTACAGGTCAGAATCACAAACGAATAGGCCCCCTCAATCTTTGCAACTGAGCGCTGGATCGCCCTTACCACATTCCCATCCTTGAGGTTCTTAACAAAAAGATGAAGAAAGACTTCCGAGTCCATGGTGGTCTGGAAAATCGACCCACTCTCCTCAAGCTCCTGTTTTAGTTTATGGGCATTCACAAGGTTCCCATTGTGGGCCACTGCATAGGCACGGCCCTTGTGCTGGGCCACAAAGGGCTGGGCATTGGCTAGGACAGAATCTCCGGTGGTGGAATAGCGCACATGACCGATGGCGCTTCCTCCCTCAATACGCGCCAGGTCCTCCATTTTAAAGACATCGTGGACCAGCCCCATGCCCTTGTGGGAAACCATCTTATTGTTTTTCCTGGAGACACAGATGCCTGCACTTTCCTGACCCCGGTGCTGCAGGGCGTAGAGTCCAAAATAGGTAAGCGTTGCCGCCTCAGAGTGTCGATAAAGGCCAAATACACCGCATTCATCCCTGGGTCTTTCATTTTCAAACATCTTAATTCACCTTTTTGTGATATTCCTGGATCGCCTTAACCGTAAGGCTCTCTCTTTTAAGGGCCTGGATGGCCTTACAGATGGCACGTGTGCCGTCAGTTGTGGTTGCATAGGGAACCTTGTACCGAATGGCCGACCTGCGGATGGCATAGCCGTCGGCCTTGGTCTGACTGCTGGCCCCGGTGTTGAGAATAAGCTGAATCTCCTTGTTCTTGATGGCATCCACCACATTCGGCCGACCCGTGGAAACCTTTTCAATAACCTTAGCCGGGATGGAATTTTCACCGAGAAACATGGCCGTACCCCTTGTGGCAATAAGGGTAAAACCCATGTCGTAAAAATCCTTTGCAACGGACAGGGCCGCATTCTTATCGCTGTCCTGGACGCTGATGAACACCGTACCCTGGGTGGGCAGGTTCTGACCCGCCCCCAGCTGGGCCTTTGCAACGGCGGCCCCAAGGTCCATGTCAATGCCCATGACCTCACCCGTGGACTTCATCTCAGGGCCGAGCACCGGGTCCACTTTGGAAAACCGGTCAAAGGGCATGACAGCCTCTTTTACCGAAAAATGGGCCGGAATCTTCTGCTCGGTCAGTCCAAGTTCGGCCAGGGTTTTTCCCAGCATCACCTTGGTGGCAAGCTTTGCCAGGGGAACGCCCGTGGCCTTGCTCACAAAGGGAATGGTCCGGGACGCCCTGGGATTGACCTCAATCACGTAAACCTTGTCATCCATGATGCCAAACTGAATGTTCATCAGCCCTTTGACCTTGAGCTCCTTTGCCAGGGCCTTTGCCGCCTCGGTCATCTCGTCGATGTGGACCTTTGATATGGAGTAGGGAGGAAGCACACAGGCGGAATCACCCGAGTGGATACCAGCCTCTTCAATGTGCTCCATCATGCCACCGATCACCGTGTTCTCACCGTCGGAGATGGCGTCCACGTCAAGCTCAAACGCATCCTCGAGGAACTGATCAATGAGCACCGGATGATCCGGGGAGGCGAGCACGGCAAGGTTGAAATACTCCTCAAGGGCTGAACGGTCATACACGATCTTCATGGCCCTGCCCCCGAGAACAAACGACGGCCGGACCATCACGGGATAGCCGATCTTTTCAGCAACGGCATAGGCCTCCTCAATGTTCACGGCAATGCCATTGGCCGGCTGGGCAATGCCGAGCTTATCAAGCATCTCCTGGAACCGGTCCCTGTCCTCTGCCCGGTCAATGCTGTCCGGGCTGGTGCCGATGATGGGAACCCCTGCCCGTTCAAGGTCCATGGCAAGGTTCAGCGGGGTCTGGCCGCCGAACTGGACAATGACACCAAAGGGTTTTTCCTTTTCCACGATGTGGAGCACATCTTCCCGTGTCAACGGCTCAAAATAGAGCTTGTCCGAGGTGTCGTAGTCCGTACTCACGGTTTCGGGGTTGGAGTTGACCATGATGCTTTCAACCCCCTCTTCCCTGAGGGCAAACGATGCATGGACGCAGCAATAGTCAAACTCGATGCCCTGGCCGATGCGGTTGGGTCCACCGCCAAGGATGATCACCTTTTTTCGATCCGAAACCCTTGCTTCACACTCCTCCTCGTAGGTGGAGTAGTAGTAGGGGGTGGCAGCCCTGAACTCGGCGGCACAGGTGTCCACAAGCTTATAAACGGGCACGATGCCAAGGCGTTTGCGCTGTCGTTCAATCTTTTCTTCGCTGTTTCCTGTGAGATGGGCAAGCTGGCGATCGGAATAGCCCCACCGTTTGGCCTTTTTCAGCATCTCTTTGGGAAGTTCACGACCGGCAAGGGTGATTGTCTTGTCAAACTCCACCAGCTGCTTCATCTGAAAGAGGAACCAGGGATCAATGGAGGTGAGTGCGTTGATGGTCTCAATGTCCATGCCGTTTTCAAGGGCGTGCCTGATAAAGAAAATCCGCTGGGAGTTAGGGGTAGCAAGCTTGTACTCAAGCTCGGTGCGGGAAATCGATCCGGGGGCCGGATCCTTGCCGTCTGCCCCGAATCCGAACCGGCCGATCTCAAGGGATCGAAGCCCCTTTTGAAAGGCCTCCTTAAAGGTCCGGCCGATGCTCATGGTCTCGCCCACGCTCTTCATGGCCGTGGAAAGGATATCTTCGGTCTCGGGAAACTTCTCAAAGGTCCAGCGGGGAATTTTCACCACGCAGTAATCAATGGAGGGTTCAAAACAGGCCAGGGTTTCGCCGGTGATGTCGTTGGTGATCTCATCCAGGGTGTATCCCACGGCAAGCTTTGCCGCAATTTTAGCAATGGGAAACCCTGTGGCCTTGGAGGCCAGGGCAGAACTTCTCGATACCCTGGGATTCATCTCCACGATGATCATCTCCCCGTTTTCAGGGTTGATGGCAAACTGGACATTGGAGCCACCCGTGTCAACGCCGATCTCCTGCATGATGGCGATGGAGGCGTCCCTCAAGACCTGGTACTCCTTGTCCGACAGGGTCTGGGCAGGGGCTACGGTCAGGCTGTCGCCCGTGTGAACCCCCATGGCGTCAATGTTCTCGATGGAACAGACGATCACCACGTTACCGGCATGGTCCCGCATCACCTCAAGCTCGTACTCTTTCCAGCCGAGAACCGACTCCTCAAGCATCACCTGGGTGATCATGCTTGCGTCAAGGCCGCTCTTGGCAAGGTCTGCAAGTTCCTCAGGGTTGTAGGCCACACCACCCCCGGTGCCGCCCAGGGTGAAACTGGGTCGGACAATGATGGGAAAGCCTATCCTCGCAGAAATGGTCTCGACCTCGGCCATATTGTGGGCAAACCCGCTTTCTGGAATCCGCAGCCCGATTTTGTTCATGGCATCCCGGAACAGCTCCCGATCCTCAGCCTTATTGATGGCCTCAAGGGAAGCTCCGATCATCTCTACATTGTAACGCTCAAGCACCCCCATGTTGGCGGCTTCCACAGCCGTGTTAAGCCCGGTCTGACCGCCCAGGGTGGGCAGCAGGGCGTCGGGCCGCTCTTTTTCAATGATCTTGGCAAGGGTTTCCGGGGTGACCGGCTCAATATAGGTCCGATCGGCTGTTTCAGGATCGGTCATAATGGTGGCGGGATTGGAGTTGACCAGGATCACCTCATATCCTTCTTCCTTGAGGGCCTTGCACGCCTGGGTGCCTGAATAGTCAAACTCGCACCCCTGGCTGATGATGATGGGGCCGGCTCCGATAATCAAAATCTTGTGTATGTCGGTTCGTTTTGGCATTATGCTCTTTTGTCCATCATTGATGCAAACTGGTTAAAAAGATAGGCTGCGTCATGGGGGCCGGGGGAAGCTTCAGGGTGGTACTGAACGGCAAATGCCTTGAGTGATTCATTCTTGATTCCCTCAAGGGAACGCTCGTTGAGGTTGATATGGGTCATGATACCCTCCTTCTCCCCGAGGGTCGTTAGATCAACTGCAAACCCGTGGTTCTGGGCTGTGATCTCCACCCGGTTGGTGGCAAAATTTTTCACAGGCTGGTTTCCAC
Coding sequences:
- the purF gene encoding amidophosphoribosyltransferase, coding for MFENERPRDECGVFGLYRHSEAATLTYFGLYALQHRGQESAGICVSRKNNKMVSHKGMGLVHDVFKMEDLARIEGGSAIGHVRYSTTGDSVLANAQPFVAQHKGRAYAVAHNGNLVNAHKLKQELEESGSIFQTTMDSEVFLHLFVKNLKDGNVVRAIQRSVAKIEGAYSFVILTCKGEVIGVKDPNSFRPLALGKINGSYVLSSETCAFDLVQAEFVRELDPGEIVIINEDGVTSIKADPEPKTASLCIFEYIYFARPDSTIFGKNVYQMRKAHGKRLAQEAPVDADFVMPFPDSGNYAAIGYAEESGIPFEMGMIRNHYVGRSFIQPTQSMRDFAVRVKLNPVRELIRNKEIIIIEDSIIRGTTAMTRVKALRDLGAKKVHMRISCPPHRFPCYYGIDFSSKGELIAASKTEEELTRYLGLDTLHYLSIEGMLEASGVENPEDHFCKACFDGSYPVAFDPAVTKCCMG
- the carB gene encoding carbamoyl-phosphate synthase large subunit, producing MPKRTDIHKILIIGAGPIIISQGCEFDYSGTQACKALKEEGYEVILVNSNPATIMTDPETADRTYIEPVTPETLAKIIEKERPDALLPTLGGQTGLNTAVEAANMGVLERYNVEMIGASLEAINKAEDRELFRDAMNKIGLRIPESGFAHNMAEVETISARIGFPIIVRPSFTLGGTGGGVAYNPEELADLAKSGLDASMITQVMLEESVLGWKEYELEVMRDHAGNVVIVCSIENIDAMGVHTGDSLTVAPAQTLSDKEYQVLRDASIAIMQEIGVDTGGSNVQFAINPENGEMIIVEMNPRVSRSSALASKATGFPIAKIAAKLAVGYTLDEITNDITGETLACFEPSIDYCVVKIPRWTFEKFPETEDILSTAMKSVGETMSIGRTFKEAFQKGLRSLEIGRFGFGADGKDPAPGSISRTELEYKLATPNSQRIFFIRHALENGMDIETINALTSIDPWFLFQMKQLVEFDKTITLAGRELPKEMLKKAKRWGYSDRQLAHLTGNSEEKIERQRKRLGIVPVYKLVDTCAAEFRAATPYYYSTYEEECEARVSDRKKVIILGGGPNRIGQGIEFDYCCVHASFALREEGVESIMVNSNPETVSTDYDTSDKLYFEPLTREDVLHIVEKEKPFGVIVQFGGQTPLNLAMDLERAGVPIIGTSPDSIDRAEDRDRFQEMLDKLGIAQPANGIAVNIEEAYAVAEKIGYPVMVRPSFVLGGRAMKIVYDRSALEEYFNLAVLASPDHPVLIDQFLEDAFELDVDAISDGENTVIGGMMEHIEEAGIHSGDSACVLPPYSISKVHIDEMTEAAKALAKELKVKGLMNIQFGIMDDKVYVIEVNPRASRTIPFVSKATGVPLAKLATKVMLGKTLAELGLTEQKIPAHFSVKEAVMPFDRFSKVDPVLGPEMKSTGEVMGIDMDLGAAVAKAQLGAGQNLPTQGTVFISVQDSDKNAALSVAKDFYDMGFTLIATRGTAMFLGENSIPAKVIEKVSTGRPNVVDAIKNKEIQLILNTGASSQTKADGYAIRRSAIRYKVPYATTTDGTRAICKAIQALKRESLTVKAIQEYHKKVN
- a CDS encoding radical SAM protein; its protein translation is MQRRTVAFSKDSSNLFFHILTKCNLRCKHCYINRDEHGRETLDIGTIKAWLALFLDRAPDTNLIFLGGEPTLHPDLAPAVRAARQMGFSSITIDTNGYLFHDILEKITPEDVDFISFSLDGATPATNDAIRGKGCYDACIAGVKRAVAKGFSTSMIYTVSGANIHELHLMPAMVKDLGIDRFFIQVVGIRGESAGANNDLQVTRERWLETVPLVAEQIAETGITVTWPKVFLNPGEVFECAGIVADNYFVFPNGRVYRCPLCEDYPVHGLEIRDNQLIPTTTLNETAFFKLTIPEGCVMNKLVQPGNITYGPDGRPEQKIACCMLKQEIVPD
- a CDS encoding 2-hydroxyacid dehydrogenase; translation: MNILFAASENAWGGFLERIRSKLPGHHFRAAGSFHIDSLKGVDVLIPAMTWITREMMETGDRLRLIQQCGSGLEGVDIKAATDQGVSVANVPAGTSGNADSVAELGIYMMIGLSRNIQGMAQSLRNKKMGEPLGMALPGKTVGIIGLGGIGQALVQRLKPFGVKLMGIKRTNPQQAKDTLGLDWAGTPADLPFLLENCDYVLVCVPATPESSNMIDGRAFARMKKTAFLINLSRGALVNRDALEHALESGAIAGVGLDVFWQEPPDPSDPIFNYNVMATPHIAGATDISMERTADGVAENIRRLAENRPLLHLHQ